In Phaseolus vulgaris cultivar G19833 chromosome 10, P. vulgaris v2.0, whole genome shotgun sequence, a single genomic region encodes these proteins:
- the LOC137815735 gene encoding uncharacterized protein, which translates to MTIRPARARSEEMTMQQLMGMMQGLQEAMAASKMEQERMQADLAASQARNDELHRANEELRRGWRDVDEPEAASPPREFTTPFSQVILETTIPNTFTGPKVTFTGMEDPEAHLTAFNTEMMLVGGSDAVRCKLFMSTLTGMAMDWFISFPEGHITSFAQFSRLFREQYLAIRAPAPVSYDLFDVKQYQGETLKEYISRFGAQVVKVGTSDEPMIVYAFRMGVCPGSFSKSLNRSRPKTFVEVRRRAVEHIASEGKAYEKCTTAAPARPRAQIRTQPARVHEAATKRRNPDRKRTYETWRTQPSGRVEGRKERNRPLRHNFVVELKDLIVVPNIADRLRPLAKSDKVLGPHKESWYEFHEAFGHHINNCLALGY; encoded by the coding sequence ATGACCATCAGACCTGCACGCGccaggagtgaagagatgaccatgcaacaactcatgggcatgatgcaagggctgcaggaaGCAATGGCAGCGTCGAAAAtggagcaagagcgcatgcaggcagatctcgcaGCTTCTCAAgcgagaaacgatgagctccaccgtGCCAACGAGGAGTTACGCCGTGGATGGCGCGATGTAGACGAGCCTGAGGCTGCCTCCCCACCTAGAGAATTCACAACACCATTCTCACAGGTGATCCTAGAGACAacgatccccaacacgttcacagggcccaaggtaaccttcacagggatggaggatcctgaggcacacctcACTGCGTTCAACACAGAGATGATGTTGGTtggcggttctgatgccgtaaggtgcaagctcttcatgagcactttgactgggatggctatggattggttcatcagcttCCCAGAGGGCcacatcacgtctttcgcaCAGTTCTCACGactattcagagagcagtatttagccatcagggccccagccccagtttcgtacgaccttttcgatgtgaagcaataccaaggggaaactctgaaagagtacataagccgcttcgGGGCGCAGGTTGTGAAGGTGGGTACCTCAGacgagcccatgatcgtgtacgcatttagGATGGGGGTGTGTCCTGGATCCTTTAGTAAATCGCTTAATCGCAGCCGCCCCAAAACCTTTGTTGAAGTAAGGCGTAGAGCAGTAGAACACATTGCCTCAGAGGGCAAGGCGTATGAGAAGTGCACGACTGCTGCACCCGCACGGCCGAGAGCGCAGATACGCACGCAACCTGCTAGGGTTCACGAAGCTGCCACAAAGAGAAGGAACCCAGACAGGAAGCGCACCTACGAGACATGGAGGACCCAGCCTAGTGGTCGAGTAGAGGGAAGGAAAGAGAGAAATAGGCCActaaggcacaactttgtggtggaactcaaagacctcatcgttgtgcccaacatagctgacaggttgaggccactaGCAAAgtctgacaaggtgctgggacctcacaaggaatcatggtacgaattccacgaagcattcgggcaccatattaacaactgcttggcgctgggctattag
- the LOC137815722 gene encoding uncharacterized protein, with product MRSPAIVKEVEQLAGQMAALSRFVSASGEKGHPNFQCLKRNNKFVWTKECKEAFVKLKEYLASPPVLCKPQGATPLRLYFAITERAISAVLVQDQDQAQKPIYFVSKVLQGPKSAGDDFRWMLSVDGSSNQLGSGAGVILKRPNDVLIEQSLRFAFKANNNQAEYEALIAGILLAKEMGAKVLMAKSDSLLVTGQVTGEFQAKDPQMATYLEYVQELERSFVLFEVVNVPREQNARADLLAKLASSGKGGRQRTVIQETLKTPRAFVADHQVLQVCR from the exons ATGAGGAGTCCTGCCATTGTAAAGGAGGTGGAGCAGCTCGCGGGCCaaatggccgccctgtctcgattcgtatccgctagcggagagaagggccacccgaacttccaatgcttgaagaggaataacaagtttgtctggacgaaggagtgtaaAGAAGCTTTTGTGAAGCTCAAAGAGTACTTGgcaagcccgccggttctgtgcaaacctcaaGGGGCAACACCCCTCAGGTTatattttgccataactgagagagcgataagtgcggtgctcgtccaggatcaagatcaagcCCAGAAGCCcatttattttgttagcaaggtgctgcagggcccgaaa AGTGccggggatgattttcgttggatgctctcggtggatgggtcgtctaaccagctGGGTAGCGGGGCTGGGGTTATTTTGAAAAGACCCAACGacgtgttgatagagcaatctctaaggtttgcctttaaagccaacaataatcaggcggagtatgaggctttgatcgctggtattttgttggcaaaggagatgggagcaaaggtgctgatggccaagagtgattcGTTGTTGGTCACTGGCCAGGTAACCGGCGAGTTTCAGGCcaaagatccgcagatggcgacttacctggagtacgtgcaagagttAGAGAGGTCCTTTGTCTTGTTTGAAGTGGTgaacgtgccaagagagcagaatgcccgagctgacttgctggccaagctcgccagttcgggcaaggggggcaggcagaggaccgttatacaagaaactttgaagacacctcgagcgtttgtggcagatcaccaggTTCTTCAAGTGTGCAGGTAA